One segment of Desmodus rotundus isolate HL8 chromosome 6, HLdesRot8A.1, whole genome shotgun sequence DNA contains the following:
- the VPS16 gene encoding vacuolar protein sorting-associated protein 16 homolog isoform X2, with amino-acid sequence MKYLASRKYELYSMDWDVKEELRDYLVAAAPYGGPIALLRNPWQKEKAASIRPVLEIYSASGMPLASLLWKSGPVVSLGWSAEEELLCVQEDGVVLVYGLHGDFRRHFSMGNEVLQNRVLDARIFHTEFGSGVAILTGAHRFTLSSNVGDLKLRRMPEVPGLQSAPSCWTILCQDRVAHILLAVGPDLYLLDHATCSAVTPPGLAPGVSSFLQMAVSFTYRHLALFTDTGCIWMGTASLKEKLCEFNCNIRAPPKQMVWCSRPRSKERAVVVAWERRLMVVGDAPESIQFVLDEDSYLVPELDGVRIFSRSTHEFLHEVPVASEEIFKIASMAPGALLLEAQKEYEKESQKADEYLREIQELGQLTQAVQQCIEAAGHEHRPDMQKSLLRAASFGKCFLDRFPPDSFVRMCQDLRVLNAIRDYHIGIPLTYSQYKQLTIQVLLDRLVLRRLYPLAIQICEYLRLPEVQGVSRILAHWACYKVQQKDVSDEDVARAINQKLGDTPGVSYSDIAARAYGCGRTELAIKLLEYEPRSGEQVPLLLKMKRSKLALSKAIESGDTDLVFTVLLHLKNELNRGDFFMTLRNQPMALSLYRQFCKHQELETLKDLYNQDDNHQELGSFHIRASYAEERIEGRVAALQTAADAFYKAKNEFAAKATEDQMRLLRLQRRLEDELGRQFLDLSLHDTVTTLILDGHNKRAEQLARDFRIPDKRLWWLKLTALADLEDWEELEKFSKSKKSPIGYLPFVEICMKQHNKFEAKKYASRVGPEQKVKALLLVGDVAQAADVAIERRNEAELSLVLSHCTGATDGATADKIQRARAQAQKK; translated from the exons atgaagtatcTGGCTTCAAG GAAATATGAGCTGTACAGCATGGACTGGGACGTAAAGGAGGAACTCAGGGACTACCTGGTGGCTGCTGCACCCTATGGAGGCCCCATTG CACTGCTGAGGAACCCCTGGCAGAAGGAGAAGGCTGCCAGTATACGGCCAGTACTCGAGATCTACTCTGCTTCTGGCATGCCTCTGGCCAGTCTGCTG TGGAAGAGTGGGCCAGTGGTGTCCCTGGGCTGGTCAGCTGAAGAGGAGCTCCTCTGTGTGCAGGAAGATGGTGTAGTACTGGTTTATGGGCTTCATGGTGACTTCCGGAGACACTTCAGTATGGGCAAT GAGGTGCTCCAGAACCGGGTTCTAGATGCCCGGATCTTCCATACTGAATTTGGTTCTGGAGTGGCCATCCTCACAGGGGCCCACCGCTTCACCCTAAGTTCCAATGTGGGTGACCTCAAACTCCGCCGAATGCCAGAAGTGCCAG GTTTGCAGAGTGCACCCTCGTGCTGGACCATACTGTGCCAGGACCGAGTGGCACACATTCTTCTGGCTGTGGGGCCTGATCTTTACCTCCTGGACCATGCAACCTGCTCTGCAGTG acaccccctggcctggccccaggagTGAGTAGCTTCCTGCAAATGGCTGTCTCTTTCACCTACCGACACCTGGCACTCTTCACAGACACAGGCTGCATCTGGATGGGGACAGCTTCACTCAAG GAGAAGCTGTGTGAGTTCAACTGCAACATCCGAGCCCCGCCGAAGCAGATGGTCTG GTGCAGCCGTCCTCGCAGCAAGGAGCGGGCCGTCGTGGTGGCCTGGGAGAGGCGGCTCATGGTGGTGGGTGATGCGCCTGAGAGCATCCA GTTTGTGCTGGATGAGGACTCCTACCTGGTACCTGAGCTGGATGGGGTTCGTATCTTCTCCCGCAGCACCCATGAGTTCCTGCACGAGGTTCCAG TGGCCAGCGAGGAGATCTTCAAAATTGCCTCGATGGCCCCTGGAGCGCTGCTGTTAGAGGCCCAGAAGGAATATGAG AAAGAGAGCCAGAAGGCAGATGAGTACCTGCGGGAGATCCAGGAGCTGGGGCAGCTGACCCAGGCCGTGCAGCAGTGCATTGAGGCTGCAGGACATGAGCACCGACCAGATATGCAGAAGAGTCTGCTTAGG GCTGCCTCCTTCGGAAAGTGTTTCCTCGACAGATTTCCACCTGACAGCTTCGTGCGCATGTGTCAGGACCTGCGTGTGCTCAATGCCATTCGGGACTATCACATCGGGATCCCCCTCACCTATAGCCA ATACAAACAGCTCACCATCCAGGTTTTGCTGGACAG GCTTGTGTTGCGGAGGCTTTACCCCCTGGCCATCCAGATATGCGAGTACTTGCGCCTTCCTGAAGTGCAGGGTGTCAGCAGGATCCTGGCCCACTGGGCCTGCTACAAG GTACAACAGAAGGATGTGTCTGATGAGGATGTTGCTCGGGCCATTAACCAGAAGCTGGGAGACACGCCTGGTGTCTCCTACTCTGACATTGCTGCGCGGGCCTATGGCTGTGGCCGCACAGAGCTGGCCATCAAG CTGCTGGAGTATGAGCCACGCTCTGGGGAGCAGGTACCTCTTCTCCTAAAAATGAAGAGGAGCAAACTGGCACTGAGCAAGGCTATCGAGAGTGGGGACACTGACTTGG TGTTCACGGTGTTGCTGCACCTGAAGAATGAGCTCAACCGAGGAGATTTTTTCATGACCCTTCGGAACCAGCCCATGGCCCTGAGCTTGTACCGACAG TTCTGTAAGCATCAGGAGTTAGAGACGCTGAAGGACCTTTACAACCAGGATGACAACCACCAGGAGCTGGGCAGCTTCCACATCCGAGCCAGCTACGCAGAGGAG CGTATTGAGGGGCGGGTCGCAGCTCTGCAGACAGCAGCCGATGCCTTCTACAAGGCCAAGAATGAGTTTGCAGCCAAG GCCACAGAGGATCAAATGCGGCTCCTACGGCTACAGCGCCGCCTAGAGGACGAGCTAGGGCGTCAGTTCCTAGACTTGTCTCTGCATGACACCGTCACCACCCTCATCCTCGATGGCCACAACAAGCGTGCAGAGCAGCTGGCACGTGACTTTCGCATCCCTGACAAGAG GCTCTGGTGGCTGAAGCTGACTGCCTTGGCAGATCTGGAAGACTGGGAGGAGCTCGAGAAGTTTTCTAAGAGCAAGAAGTCACCCATTGGCTACCTG CCCTTTGTAGAGATCTGCATGAAGCAACACAACAAATTTGAGGCCAAGAAGTACGCCTCCCGCGTGGGTCCTGAGCAGAAAGTCAAGGCCTTGCTTCTCGTTGG GGATGTGGCTCAGGCTGCAGACGTGGCCATCGAACGCCGGAATGAGGCAGAGCTGAGCCTCGTATTGTCCCACTGCACGGGAGCCACAGATGGGGCCACAGCCGACAAGATTCAGCGAGCCAGGGCACAAGCCCAGAAGAAGTGA
- the VPS16 gene encoding vacuolar protein sorting-associated protein 16 homolog isoform X1 has product MDCYTANWNPLGESAFYRKYELYSMDWDVKEELRDYLVAAAPYGGPIALLRNPWQKEKAASIRPVLEIYSASGMPLASLLWKSGPVVSLGWSAEEELLCVQEDGVVLVYGLHGDFRRHFSMGNEVLQNRVLDARIFHTEFGSGVAILTGAHRFTLSSNVGDLKLRRMPEVPGLQSAPSCWTILCQDRVAHILLAVGPDLYLLDHATCSAVTPPGLAPGVSSFLQMAVSFTYRHLALFTDTGCIWMGTASLKEKLCEFNCNIRAPPKQMVWCSRPRSKERAVVVAWERRLMVVGDAPESIQFVLDEDSYLVPELDGVRIFSRSTHEFLHEVPVASEEIFKIASMAPGALLLEAQKEYEKESQKADEYLREIQELGQLTQAVQQCIEAAGHEHRPDMQKSLLRAASFGKCFLDRFPPDSFVRMCQDLRVLNAIRDYHIGIPLTYSQYKQLTIQVLLDRLVLRRLYPLAIQICEYLRLPEVQGVSRILAHWACYKVQQKDVSDEDVARAINQKLGDTPGVSYSDIAARAYGCGRTELAIKLLEYEPRSGEQVPLLLKMKRSKLALSKAIESGDTDLVFTVLLHLKNELNRGDFFMTLRNQPMALSLYRQFCKHQELETLKDLYNQDDNHQELGSFHIRASYAEERIEGRVAALQTAADAFYKAKNEFAAKATEDQMRLLRLQRRLEDELGRQFLDLSLHDTVTTLILDGHNKRAEQLARDFRIPDKRLWWLKLTALADLEDWEELEKFSKSKKSPIGYLPFVEICMKQHNKFEAKKYASRVGPEQKVKALLLVGDVAQAADVAIERRNEAELSLVLSHCTGATDGATADKIQRARAQAQKK; this is encoded by the exons GAAATATGAGCTGTACAGCATGGACTGGGACGTAAAGGAGGAACTCAGGGACTACCTGGTGGCTGCTGCACCCTATGGAGGCCCCATTG CACTGCTGAGGAACCCCTGGCAGAAGGAGAAGGCTGCCAGTATACGGCCAGTACTCGAGATCTACTCTGCTTCTGGCATGCCTCTGGCCAGTCTGCTG TGGAAGAGTGGGCCAGTGGTGTCCCTGGGCTGGTCAGCTGAAGAGGAGCTCCTCTGTGTGCAGGAAGATGGTGTAGTACTGGTTTATGGGCTTCATGGTGACTTCCGGAGACACTTCAGTATGGGCAAT GAGGTGCTCCAGAACCGGGTTCTAGATGCCCGGATCTTCCATACTGAATTTGGTTCTGGAGTGGCCATCCTCACAGGGGCCCACCGCTTCACCCTAAGTTCCAATGTGGGTGACCTCAAACTCCGCCGAATGCCAGAAGTGCCAG GTTTGCAGAGTGCACCCTCGTGCTGGACCATACTGTGCCAGGACCGAGTGGCACACATTCTTCTGGCTGTGGGGCCTGATCTTTACCTCCTGGACCATGCAACCTGCTCTGCAGTG acaccccctggcctggccccaggagTGAGTAGCTTCCTGCAAATGGCTGTCTCTTTCACCTACCGACACCTGGCACTCTTCACAGACACAGGCTGCATCTGGATGGGGACAGCTTCACTCAAG GAGAAGCTGTGTGAGTTCAACTGCAACATCCGAGCCCCGCCGAAGCAGATGGTCTG GTGCAGCCGTCCTCGCAGCAAGGAGCGGGCCGTCGTGGTGGCCTGGGAGAGGCGGCTCATGGTGGTGGGTGATGCGCCTGAGAGCATCCA GTTTGTGCTGGATGAGGACTCCTACCTGGTACCTGAGCTGGATGGGGTTCGTATCTTCTCCCGCAGCACCCATGAGTTCCTGCACGAGGTTCCAG TGGCCAGCGAGGAGATCTTCAAAATTGCCTCGATGGCCCCTGGAGCGCTGCTGTTAGAGGCCCAGAAGGAATATGAG AAAGAGAGCCAGAAGGCAGATGAGTACCTGCGGGAGATCCAGGAGCTGGGGCAGCTGACCCAGGCCGTGCAGCAGTGCATTGAGGCTGCAGGACATGAGCACCGACCAGATATGCAGAAGAGTCTGCTTAGG GCTGCCTCCTTCGGAAAGTGTTTCCTCGACAGATTTCCACCTGACAGCTTCGTGCGCATGTGTCAGGACCTGCGTGTGCTCAATGCCATTCGGGACTATCACATCGGGATCCCCCTCACCTATAGCCA ATACAAACAGCTCACCATCCAGGTTTTGCTGGACAG GCTTGTGTTGCGGAGGCTTTACCCCCTGGCCATCCAGATATGCGAGTACTTGCGCCTTCCTGAAGTGCAGGGTGTCAGCAGGATCCTGGCCCACTGGGCCTGCTACAAG GTACAACAGAAGGATGTGTCTGATGAGGATGTTGCTCGGGCCATTAACCAGAAGCTGGGAGACACGCCTGGTGTCTCCTACTCTGACATTGCTGCGCGGGCCTATGGCTGTGGCCGCACAGAGCTGGCCATCAAG CTGCTGGAGTATGAGCCACGCTCTGGGGAGCAGGTACCTCTTCTCCTAAAAATGAAGAGGAGCAAACTGGCACTGAGCAAGGCTATCGAGAGTGGGGACACTGACTTGG TGTTCACGGTGTTGCTGCACCTGAAGAATGAGCTCAACCGAGGAGATTTTTTCATGACCCTTCGGAACCAGCCCATGGCCCTGAGCTTGTACCGACAG TTCTGTAAGCATCAGGAGTTAGAGACGCTGAAGGACCTTTACAACCAGGATGACAACCACCAGGAGCTGGGCAGCTTCCACATCCGAGCCAGCTACGCAGAGGAG CGTATTGAGGGGCGGGTCGCAGCTCTGCAGACAGCAGCCGATGCCTTCTACAAGGCCAAGAATGAGTTTGCAGCCAAG GCCACAGAGGATCAAATGCGGCTCCTACGGCTACAGCGCCGCCTAGAGGACGAGCTAGGGCGTCAGTTCCTAGACTTGTCTCTGCATGACACCGTCACCACCCTCATCCTCGATGGCCACAACAAGCGTGCAGAGCAGCTGGCACGTGACTTTCGCATCCCTGACAAGAG GCTCTGGTGGCTGAAGCTGACTGCCTTGGCAGATCTGGAAGACTGGGAGGAGCTCGAGAAGTTTTCTAAGAGCAAGAAGTCACCCATTGGCTACCTG CCCTTTGTAGAGATCTGCATGAAGCAACACAACAAATTTGAGGCCAAGAAGTACGCCTCCCGCGTGGGTCCTGAGCAGAAAGTCAAGGCCTTGCTTCTCGTTGG GGATGTGGCTCAGGCTGCAGACGTGGCCATCGAACGCCGGAATGAGGCAGAGCTGAGCCTCGTATTGTCCCACTGCACGGGAGCCACAGATGGGGCCACAGCCGACAAGATTCAGCGAGCCAGGGCACAAGCCCAGAAGAAGTGA